In a genomic window of Pseudomonas mohnii:
- a CDS encoding serine/threonine transporter, which yields MNDQANSVNERYLDATPATLSSWNRQDTTWMLGLFGTAIGAGTLFLPINAGVGGFWPLLVLALLAFPMTFYAHRGLTRFVLSGREGADITEVVEEHFGIRAGALITLLYFFAIFPILLIYSVALTNTVGSFLEHQLHIMPPPRALLSLVLILGLLAVVRCGEQVIVKAMSLMVYPFIVALLFLAVFLIPHWNGGILATASTLPEPSALLHTLWLAIPVMVFSFNHSPIISAFAVDQKRRYGDHAEERSSQILSRAHALMVVMVLFFVFSCVLTLSPAQLAEAKAQNLSILSYLANHFSNPTIAFAAPLIAFVAISKSFLGHYIGASEGLKGLIVKSGKRPGAKALDRIVAAFMLVVCWIVATLNPSILGMIETLGGPVIAAILFLMPMYAIRKVPAMARYRGQASNVFVVAVGLVAITALIYSLTA from the coding sequence ATGAATGATCAGGCCAATAGCGTTAACGAACGCTATTTAGACGCGACACCAGCGACCCTTTCGAGCTGGAATCGCCAAGACACCACCTGGATGCTTGGCCTGTTTGGCACGGCGATTGGCGCCGGCACCCTGTTTTTACCGATCAACGCGGGCGTAGGCGGCTTCTGGCCGTTACTGGTACTGGCGCTGCTGGCATTCCCGATGACCTTCTATGCGCACCGCGGCCTGACCCGCTTCGTATTGTCCGGCCGTGAAGGCGCGGACATCACCGAAGTGGTCGAAGAGCATTTCGGCATCCGGGCCGGCGCGCTGATCACCCTGCTGTATTTTTTCGCAATCTTCCCGATCCTGTTGATCTATAGCGTGGCCCTGACCAACACCGTGGGCAGTTTCCTGGAACATCAACTGCACATCATGCCGCCGCCACGCGCGCTGCTGTCGCTGGTGCTGATCCTCGGCCTGCTGGCCGTGGTGCGCTGTGGCGAGCAGGTGATCGTCAAGGCCATGAGCCTGATGGTGTATCCGTTCATTGTCGCCTTGCTGTTTCTGGCGGTGTTCCTGATTCCTCACTGGAACGGCGGCATCCTGGCCACGGCCAGCACCTTGCCTGAGCCCTCGGCGCTGCTGCACACCCTGTGGCTGGCGATTCCGGTGATGGTATTTTCGTTCAACCACTCGCCGATCATCTCGGCGTTCGCGGTCGATCAGAAGCGTCGTTACGGCGACCACGCCGAAGAGCGCAGCTCGCAGATCCTGTCCCGTGCCCACGCCTTGATGGTGGTGATGGTGCTGTTCTTCGTCTTCAGCTGCGTGCTGACCCTGTCCCCGGCACAACTGGCCGAGGCGAAGGCGCAGAACCTGTCGATCCTGTCGTACCTGGCCAACCACTTCAGCAACCCGACCATCGCCTTCGCGGCGCCGTTGATTGCCTTCGTGGCCATTTCCAAGTCGTTCCTGGGCCACTACATCGGCGCCAGCGAAGGCTTGAAAGGCCTGATCGTGAAGAGCGGCAAACGCCCGGGCGCCAAGGCACTGGACCGCATCGTCGCGGCGTTCATGCTGGTGGTGTGCTGGATCGTCGCCACCCTCAACCCGAGCATCCTCGGCATGATCGAAACCCTCGGTGGCCCGGTCATCGCGGCAATCCTGTTCCTGATGCCGATGTACGCAATCCGCAAGGTACCGGCCATGGCGCGCTATCGCGGCCAGGCGTCCAACGTATTCGTGGTGGCGGTGGGGCTGGTGGCGATTACAGCGCTCATCTACTCGCTGACGGCGTGA
- a CDS encoding toxin VasX, translating into MNQHPANLAAAAASKSPIGAPAACPLRQTHVQLLPLRYGLVEKTLDPGAELEMPYTLTARPLGVRLLRDGWLYLIDSLSGELYEYRVLDGVVSALLHKGKTVHEDQRAAIEERPALIFSRKSTLYVTFAEVQWSAAKCRQVLDSAEERKHFMQAVDLGPVHCQLGGEHLLTVAQARQWLAEVATGAEPATDPQTGEVELPAVQVSDAPEHEREPYLWEQPRRFRAAHIGEFLGRVRAPYQDDTLFLLVNDDLGVMRDLADYQDTVVGWVDDWSNADNNQRDYLLACYIESLSQLSDQDIDSLAKANDQPQAKAVFAELEQLPEPDRENTRKALLDYLNKGGKVEPSDTAASPELEQLRDKTLDNALELNRFDGVAPDFTAHGRAMADADRRYYTRQSFEAVAPEDFVDRHLSALVDLGKDQDLRMRNVLDGPVLSGKRGVNDLIDRPAMDEALNRHRDDLGRWNRLLDRITADRTQLLCAGHYHRSAWYYDAQVPAQLGQAFTAEYACLKDLCRSDAAAELLLGYLEEHPELTRALFYTLPLRLQSEQVGQYSTLFNAGMAMFNNLAEWLAKLRKIEQPQLPALDDLPDPTRAVAEAVQHTYSPALNLGLSRVLEGFDLSAEKIPDLDELFQRLPKGLKLRLFDAARTSGVTFTVASPAEQAALQREIKDLLSERDYLKTLSRERNQLTRNKNRQGHKTPRAMELQHEIVRVRAQLAQIEGRLAKALSPIAELPDESARLYGATPARAGVTVMFPPAQQQELRGLLGNIRSGLGGVSTGSLVKTEGMGLVVVLVQVVNLVGVFKETLKQSKNERTIWPLLSVAATTGAAGFTAAQSLSDTVLKARSATLVSGLQHHALQNVNVQMGKLHIGLGIFTYSFGLVTSIASLKKQIKNWQQAIRSGNRPAQAAAALATLGAGGMTTVNANGLGPTLRAGYTVITAEKGTVRATAWAAAATRLSTVFFRFNLAGALFTVLELSGSWLFNRYNLSAHDKWLKTTPWSRDAEMRGDHSLDEYQSYLAFLIHAPYAQLGPTPYDSWLKNLLFKARPSDIHLVLPRVTLENLLPPFGGKPTHRLGIGAHRISMPLHSQGAPRERKDVISDEVVSSLRIVKSTPEGLVLCLRYPVNPGAEYTPAKETLELTVCIQTLNAKGEWTSRTSVIHIDPRGEGHFSVVASQLIKEKPPVLHVETEFLEKADHGE; encoded by the coding sequence ATGAACCAACACCCCGCCAACCTCGCGGCCGCCGCCGCTTCGAAATCTCCCATCGGCGCACCCGCTGCTTGCCCGCTGCGGCAAACCCATGTGCAACTGCTGCCGTTGCGTTACGGCCTGGTGGAAAAAACCCTCGACCCCGGCGCCGAACTGGAGATGCCCTACACCCTCACCGCCCGCCCCCTGGGCGTCCGCCTGCTGCGCGATGGCTGGCTGTACCTCATCGACAGCCTCAGCGGCGAGCTGTACGAGTACCGGGTGCTCGACGGTGTCGTCAGCGCGCTGCTGCACAAAGGCAAAACGGTTCACGAGGATCAGCGAGCGGCCATTGAAGAACGCCCGGCGCTGATCTTTTCCCGCAAGAGCACCCTGTACGTGACCTTCGCCGAGGTGCAGTGGAGTGCCGCCAAATGCCGTCAGGTGCTGGACAGCGCCGAGGAGCGCAAGCATTTCATGCAGGCGGTCGACCTTGGGCCGGTGCATTGCCAACTGGGTGGCGAGCACTTGCTCACCGTCGCCCAGGCCCGACAATGGCTGGCGGAAGTAGCGACCGGCGCAGAACCGGCCACCGACCCGCAAACGGGCGAGGTCGAGCTGCCCGCCGTGCAGGTCAGCGACGCCCCCGAGCACGAACGCGAGCCTTATCTGTGGGAGCAACCGCGGCGTTTCCGCGCGGCACACATCGGCGAATTCCTGGGACGGGTGCGCGCGCCTTATCAGGACGACACGCTGTTTCTGCTGGTCAACGATGACCTCGGCGTGATGCGCGATCTGGCCGACTATCAGGACACCGTGGTCGGCTGGGTCGATGACTGGAGCAACGCCGACAACAACCAGCGCGATTACCTCCTGGCCTGTTACATCGAGTCCCTGAGTCAGCTCAGCGACCAGGACATCGACAGTCTGGCCAAGGCCAACGACCAGCCGCAGGCCAAAGCCGTGTTTGCCGAACTGGAGCAGTTGCCCGAGCCGGATCGCGAGAACACCCGCAAGGCCTTGCTCGACTACCTGAACAAGGGCGGCAAGGTCGAGCCGAGCGACACCGCCGCTTCCCCGGAGCTGGAGCAATTACGGGACAAGACCCTCGACAACGCGCTGGAGCTGAACCGCTTTGACGGTGTCGCCCCGGACTTCACCGCCCACGGTCGGGCCATGGCCGACGCGGATCGACGCTACTACACCCGTCAGTCCTTCGAAGCGGTCGCTCCCGAAGACTTCGTCGATCGGCACCTTTCGGCGCTGGTCGATCTGGGCAAGGATCAGGACCTGCGCATGCGCAACGTGCTCGACGGCCCGGTGCTCAGCGGCAAGCGCGGGGTCAACGACCTGATCGACCGCCCGGCGATGGACGAGGCGTTGAACCGTCATCGCGACGACCTCGGCCGCTGGAACCGCCTGCTCGACCGCATCACCGCCGACCGCACGCAACTGCTGTGCGCCGGCCATTACCATCGCTCGGCCTGGTACTACGACGCACAAGTGCCGGCGCAACTCGGCCAGGCGTTCACCGCCGAATACGCCTGCCTCAAGGACCTCTGTCGCAGCGACGCGGCCGCCGAACTATTGCTCGGCTATCTGGAAGAACACCCGGAGCTGACCCGAGCGCTGTTCTACACCTTGCCGCTGCGTTTGCAATCCGAGCAGGTCGGGCAGTATTCAACGCTGTTCAACGCCGGCATGGCGATGTTCAACAACCTGGCGGAGTGGCTGGCCAAACTGCGGAAAATCGAGCAACCGCAGCTGCCGGCCCTCGACGATCTGCCCGACCCTACCCGCGCCGTCGCCGAGGCCGTGCAGCACACCTACAGCCCGGCGCTGAACCTGGGCCTGAGCCGCGTACTGGAAGGCTTCGACCTCTCGGCGGAGAAAATTCCCGACCTGGACGAATTGTTCCAGCGCCTGCCCAAGGGCCTGAAGCTGCGGCTCTTCGATGCCGCCAGAACCAGCGGCGTGACCTTCACCGTCGCCAGCCCCGCCGAACAGGCCGCCTTGCAACGGGAAATCAAGGACCTGCTCAGTGAACGCGACTACCTGAAAACCCTGAGCCGCGAACGCAACCAACTGACCCGCAACAAAAACCGCCAGGGCCACAAAACCCCGCGGGCCATGGAGTTGCAGCACGAAATCGTGCGGGTGCGGGCGCAACTGGCGCAGATCGAAGGACGGCTGGCCAAGGCATTGAGCCCGATTGCGGAACTACCAGATGAGTCGGCACGGCTGTACGGCGCAACCCCGGCACGGGCCGGCGTGACGGTGATGTTCCCGCCGGCCCAGCAGCAGGAGTTACGGGGTTTGTTGGGGAATATTCGGTCAGGGCTGGGCGGAGTGTCGACGGGTAGCCTGGTGAAGACTGAAGGGATGGGGTTGGTGGTGGTTTTGGTGCAGGTGGTGAATTTGGTGGGGGTATTCAAGGAAACCCTCAAACAATCAAAAAATGAACGAACTATTTGGCCACTTTTGTCTGTTGCTGCGACAACGGGAGCCGCTGGTTTCACTGCGGCCCAAAGTCTCTCAGACACCGTGTTGAAGGCTCGTAGTGCAACTCTCGTTTCAGGACTTCAGCACCATGCTTTACAGAATGTGAATGTGCAGATGGGCAAATTGCACATTGGATTGGGCATATTCACTTATAGCTTTGGGCTTGTGACTTCAATTGCCAGTCTTAAAAAGCAGATCAAAAATTGGCAGCAGGCGATCCGTAGCGGAAATCGTCCCGCACAAGCTGCAGCCGCGCTGGCTACATTGGGTGCGGGTGGAATGACTACCGTCAATGCAAATGGTCTTGGGCCAACTTTACGCGCCGGTTATACCGTCATTACCGCTGAAAAAGGCACGGTGCGCGCTACGGCGTGGGCAGCCGCCGCCACACGCCTTTCCACCGTGTTCTTCCGCTTCAACCTTGCAGGCGCGCTGTTCACCGTACTTGAACTGAGTGGCTCTTGGCTGTTCAACCGCTACAACCTCAGCGCCCACGACAAATGGCTGAAAACCACCCCTTGGAGCCGGGATGCCGAAATGCGCGGCGACCACTCACTGGATGAGTATCAAAGTTATCTGGCTTTCCTGATCCACGCACCTTACGCGCAACTGGGCCCGACCCCCTACGACTCCTGGCTGAAAAACCTGCTGTTCAAAGCCAGACCCAGCGATATCCATCTGGTGCTGCCAAGAGTGACGCTGGAAAACCTTCTGCCTCCCTTTGGCGGCAAGCCGACCCATCGACTGGGTATCGGCGCCCACCGTATTTCCATGCCCTTGCATAGCCAGGGAGCACCACGTGAACGCAAGGATGTGATCAGCGACGAGGTCGTGAGCAGCCTGCGCATCGTCAAATCAACCCCAGAAGGCTTGGTGCTCTGTCTTCGATACCCGGTCAATCCCGGCGCCGAGTACACGCCAGCGAAAGAAACACTGGAACTGACCGTCTGTATTCAGACGTTGAATGCCAAAGGCGAGTGGACGTCGCGCACCTCTGTCATACATATAGATCCTCGTGGTGAAGGCCATTTCTCGGTGGTTGCTTCCCAGTTGATCAAGGAGAAGCCTCCGGTCTTGCACGTCGAAACCGAGTTTTTGGAGAAGGCCGACCATGGCGAATAA
- a CDS encoding DUF4123 domain-containing protein, producing MSLSTSLPENLPWGEQQAFVLLDGATLSDLPSRIKRLNRAALTLPLYDQPPFSALRDVSPLLVAVEQPDDAVMQFFMQHAPMECGVLLFSPAQPHVVAEHLRKLLTVELSEGLSVLLRLADAAVMRALLASADQSLFGPMSWVVTADCVNTVWHSHRPRQPECPALPAPYRLSPEQVAALDQVDHRRTLLELDAHLLSHFPQRHPGDSVAQRWARLEQLEVQASALGLQGQSELFYYANVVAWLEGDDLDRHPHIRHLLHTPSLQSPGERVALAAALAHQWASERGPS from the coding sequence ATGAGCCTTTCGACTTCCTTGCCTGAAAATCTGCCATGGGGCGAGCAGCAGGCCTTTGTGCTGCTCGATGGCGCGACGCTGAGCGACTTGCCATCGCGGATAAAACGGCTCAACCGCGCTGCACTCACCCTGCCCCTGTACGACCAGCCACCTTTTAGCGCCTTGCGCGATGTCTCGCCATTGCTGGTGGCCGTCGAGCAACCTGACGACGCCGTGATGCAGTTTTTCATGCAACACGCCCCCATGGAGTGCGGTGTGCTGCTGTTCAGCCCGGCTCAACCCCATGTCGTCGCCGAACATTTAAGAAAGCTGCTGACCGTAGAGCTGTCCGAAGGCCTGTCGGTACTGTTGCGACTGGCCGATGCCGCCGTGATGCGAGCCTTGTTGGCCAGCGCCGATCAAAGTTTGTTCGGCCCGATGTCCTGGGTGGTGACGGCCGACTGCGTCAACACGGTCTGGCACAGTCATCGCCCTCGACAACCCGAATGCCCCGCGCTGCCCGCCCCTTATCGACTCAGCCCGGAACAGGTCGCGGCGCTGGATCAGGTTGATCATCGGCGCACGCTGCTTGAACTCGACGCACACTTGCTCAGCCATTTTCCCCAACGCCACCCCGGCGACAGTGTGGCCCAGCGCTGGGCCAGGCTTGAACAGCTGGAGGTCCAGGCCTCTGCCCTCGGGCTGCAGGGTCAATCCGAGTTGTTTTACTACGCCAATGTCGTGGCCTGGCTGGAGGGCGACGACCTCGACCGGCACCCGCACATCCGCCACTTGCTCCACACGCCTTCCCTGCAATCACCCGGCGAGCGCGTCGCGCTGGCTGCGGCCCTGGCCCATCAGTGGGCGTCTGAACGAGGCCCATCATGA
- a CDS encoding type VI secretion system tip protein VgrG, which produces MLIAGKPVVYKLDIQGFPHDFQVFEFKFTEALNETYEVKLELVSERRDLDLESLLHLPAHLSFGPDGAGVHGQVYRVAQGDSGARLTRYQMTLVPHLAYLAHRHNQRIFQQQNVPQIIKSVLSDHGMQPNVWRFQVSADYPPRLYCVQYNESDLDFIHRLCEEEGLHFHFQHSADGHVLVFGDDQTVFPLPDAPTAYAQDSGMVAAATVIDRFNVRLETRTTQVSRRDYHFEKPNVQLEAEAAEARVPVLEDYGFPGQFTLRDRGEHLSQRTLERHRADYRQGNGRSDQSLMRSGSFVEMSKHPRPDCNGLWLLTRVVHVGRQPQVLEEAATSDDSGGIIQGYRNHFVATPWDVIFRPALKHAKPRIPGNQHAVVTGPPGEEIYCDAYGRVKVKMMWDRDGQLNERTSCWLRVATGWAHDRYGSVQIPRVGMEVLVGFAEGDPDKPFVLGCLPNAVTPVPLDLPAEQTRSILRSQSSPGGGGYNELRIEDRKGAEEIAIRAQRDYVQHVLNDQRIQVDNQLSVVVGGIASHELHSDEHHLTHGNRLTELKQDDHLWVQGDRHIRVANQRLSASQHVHLGAGQQVVIDGGAHVTIKAGGHWLTLGPEGIFSSVAIVEGGAPAVGLLAEPLVPGALPLLKVAFDAVQQRHALVSTRASRCLICEAAQA; this is translated from the coding sequence ATGCTCATTGCCGGCAAACCCGTCGTTTACAAGCTCGATATCCAGGGCTTCCCCCACGACTTTCAAGTGTTTGAGTTCAAGTTCACCGAGGCGCTCAACGAGACTTATGAGGTCAAACTGGAACTGGTCAGTGAACGCCGAGACCTTGATCTCGAATCACTTTTGCACCTGCCGGCCCATCTCTCTTTCGGTCCAGACGGCGCCGGCGTTCATGGGCAGGTTTATCGCGTCGCCCAAGGCGATTCCGGCGCCCGGTTGACCCGCTATCAGATGACGCTGGTGCCGCATCTCGCCTATCTGGCGCATCGTCACAACCAGCGAATTTTTCAGCAGCAGAACGTGCCGCAAATCATCAAAAGCGTTCTGAGCGATCACGGAATGCAGCCCAACGTCTGGCGCTTCCAGGTGAGTGCCGACTACCCACCCCGCCTGTACTGCGTGCAATACAACGAGTCAGACCTGGATTTCATCCATCGGTTATGCGAGGAAGAAGGTCTGCACTTTCATTTCCAGCACAGCGCCGATGGACACGTCCTGGTCTTCGGTGACGACCAGACCGTCTTCCCCCTGCCTGACGCACCGACAGCCTACGCACAAGATAGCGGCATGGTCGCCGCCGCAACGGTGATCGACCGCTTCAATGTCCGCCTGGAAACCCGCACCACCCAGGTCAGCCGCCGCGATTACCATTTCGAAAAACCCAATGTGCAACTGGAGGCCGAGGCCGCCGAGGCGCGTGTTCCCGTGCTGGAGGATTACGGTTTTCCCGGGCAGTTCACCCTTCGCGATCGCGGTGAGCACCTGAGCCAGCGCACCCTGGAGCGGCATCGCGCCGATTACCGTCAGGGCAACGGCCGCAGCGACCAGAGCCTGATGCGCAGTGGCAGCTTCGTCGAGATGAGCAAGCACCCGCGACCCGACTGCAACGGTTTATGGCTACTGACCCGCGTCGTGCACGTTGGTCGACAGCCACAAGTGCTGGAGGAGGCGGCGACCTCCGACGACAGTGGTGGCATCATTCAGGGCTACCGCAACCACTTTGTCGCGACGCCCTGGGATGTGATATTCCGCCCCGCACTGAAACACGCCAAACCGCGCATCCCCGGCAACCAGCACGCAGTGGTGACCGGCCCGCCCGGCGAAGAGATTTACTGCGATGCCTACGGCCGGGTAAAGGTCAAGATGATGTGGGACCGGGACGGTCAGCTCAATGAGCGGACCAGTTGCTGGCTGCGGGTGGCCACGGGCTGGGCCCATGATCGCTACGGCAGCGTGCAGATTCCACGGGTCGGCATGGAAGTGCTGGTGGGATTCGCCGAGGGTGATCCCGACAAACCGTTCGTCCTCGGTTGCCTGCCCAATGCCGTCACCCCGGTGCCGCTGGACCTTCCGGCGGAACAGACGCGCAGCATCCTGCGCAGCCAAAGCAGCCCCGGCGGTGGCGGTTACAACGAGCTGCGGATCGAGGACAGGAAAGGCGCCGAAGAAATCGCCATTCGCGCCCAGCGCGACTATGTCCAGCATGTGCTCAACGACCAACGCATCCAGGTCGACAACCAGCTGTCGGTGGTGGTCGGCGGCATTGCCAGCCATGAGCTGCACAGCGATGAACATCACCTGACCCACGGCAATCGCCTGACCGAACTCAAACAGGATGATCATCTGTGGGTGCAAGGCGACCGTCATATTCGTGTCGCCAATCAGCGACTCAGCGCCAGCCAGCATGTGCACCTCGGTGCCGGCCAGCAAGTGGTCATCGATGGTGGCGCCCATGTGACGATCAAGGCCGGCGGGCATTGGTTGACGCTGGGGCCTGAAGGCATCTTCAGCAGCGTGGCGATTGTCGAAGGTGGCGCTCCGGCGGTGGGCCTGTTGGCGGAACCCTTGGTACCGGGCGCATTGCCATTGCTGAAGGTGGCGTTCGATGCGGTTCAGCAGCGCCACGCATTGGTGTCGACCCGCGCCTCGCGCTGCCTGATCTGCGAGGCCGCCCAAGCATGA